In the genome of Gallus gallus isolate bGalGal1 chromosome 21, bGalGal1.mat.broiler.GRCg7b, whole genome shotgun sequence, one region contains:
- the TMEM52 gene encoding transmembrane protein 52 isoform X1 codes for MMPPAVCSAARKSHRYPFVKSNEQQSNTAPVKPLPAAFSPSGLLFYHVSNFTASIVRGRPTQSPAAAARSRAGTSGTPERVRGARRGPCGGAPQEITALRGPGGLGPASAPPRGGRLRSARRAAVRSRAAVRDGVPRGRSCAARGGAGRRGPIGAIRAEFPPSAAAWARSRSSLGSGAVLGPPPAAGHGGALLLPVWFPDPLFSLSQAPLCSSVDSTKDSDQCPQNMSNWTSLWYVWLILLTVFMLLLCGITASCKKFCCRKKRPPVQPFPRHPYDLTVVAIDSDSTAHSTVTSYSSFQYPPSAPIPSIFVGLDRSTVSPPAYSPYAMDLPPSYDEAVQMGKQHIEVALVNQKLSDIPGQVMPGGQNPIQNSPDIINRDPATQPNSEDATQEQPQL; via the exons aTGATG CCCCCAGCTGTGTGTTCGGCTGCTCGCAAATCTCATCGTTATCCATTTGTAAAAAGCAACGAACAGCAGTCCAACACCGCTCCGGTGAaacctctgcctgctgctttctctccatCCGGACTCCTTTTCTATCACGTTTCCAACTTCACCGCTTCCATTGTGCGCGGCCGGCCGACGCAGAGCCCCGCGGCGGCTGCGAGGAGCCGCGCCGGCACCTCGGGAACCCCGGAGCGCGTAAGAGGAGCCCGGAGGGGCCCTTGTGGGGGAGCCCCGCAGGAAATCACGGCGCTGCGGGGACCCGGCGGGCTCGGCCCCGCCTCGGCTCCTCCCCGCGGCGGGCGGCTCCGCTCAGCTCGGCGCGCAGCGGTACGGAGCCGGGCGGCGGTGCGGGACGGAGTGCCGCGGGGCCGCTCGTGCgctgcgcggggcggggcggggcggagaGGCCCCATTGGGGCGATCCGTGCGGAGTTCCCCCCCAGCGCAGCGGCCTGGGCGCGGAGCCGCTCGTCCTTGGGCAGCGGCGCGGTGCTCGGCCCGCCACCTGCTGCGGGACACGGCGGCGCTTTGCTGCTGCCCGTCTGGTTTCCTGacccccttttttccctttctcaggCACCGCTTTGCTCTTCTGTGGATAGCACGAAGGACTCTGATCA ATGCCCTCAGAACATGTCTAATTGGACAAGTCTGTGGTATGTCTG GTTAATCTTGCTGACTGTGTTCATGCTCCTGCTCTGTGGGATCACAGCAAGCTGCAAGAAGTTCTGCTGCCGGAAGAAGAGGCCTCCAGTTCAGCCCTTCCCTCGGCACCCCTATGATCTGACTGTTGTTGCTATTGACAGtgacagcactgctcacagcacagtgaCCT CGTACAGCTCATTCCAGTACCCTCCGAGTGCCCCTATCCCTTCCATATTTGTGGGTTTGGATAGGAGCACTGTATCCCCTCCAGCTTACAGTCCCTACGCAATGGATTTGCCGCCTTCTTATGACGAAGCTGTCCAAATGGGTAAACAACACATTGAAGTAGCGCTGGTCAACCAGAAACTCAGTGACATCCCTGGACAGGTGATGCCAGGTGGGCAGAATCCCATCCAGAATTCACCTGACATAATCAACAGAGATCCAGCAACACAGCCAAATTCAGAAGATGCTACACaagaacagcctcagctctag